From a region of the Coprococcus comes ATCC 27758 genome:
- a CDS encoding DUF1292 domain-containing protein has translation MEKEHNLLESDVVTLTLDDDVEIECAIITTFNMDSTEYIALLPLDEDGGNEDGDVWIYRFIRDTTGGSDHDLQNIEDDDEYDRAADKFDEWLDTQEFEGFDIEE, from the coding sequence ATGGAAAAGGAACATAATCTGCTTGAATCCGATGTTGTCACACTGACACTTGATGACGATGTGGAAATCGAATGCGCCATTATCACAACTTTTAATATGGATTCTACCGAATACATTGCACTTCTTCCGCTTGATGAAGACGGTGGAAATGAGGACGGAGACGTATGGATCTATCGCTTTATCCGTGATACCACAGGCGGCTCCGATCATGATCTTCAGAATATCGAAGATGATGATGAGTATGACCGCGCTGCGGATAAGTTTGATGAATGGCTTGATACACAGGAATTTGAAGGCTTTGATATTGAAGAATAA
- a CDS encoding ATP-dependent helicase has protein sequence MKLNRGQDEAIKHGNGPCMVLAPPGSGKTLIVTERTRYLIEESGVRPDQILVITFTRYAAREMKERFERLTAGKNYPVTFGTFHSIFYGILKCAYGIGANNLMSEKESSVLLQEVLDQTNIESTPEVEDEEELVRELLREVGMVKNGLYHLKDFHSKYLTQDEFAEVFRSYEHQKKELKKFDFDDMLVQCYALFRKKPEILQGWQKRFQYILIDEFQDINRVQYEVIRMLAAPRYNLFVVGDDDQSIYGFRGAKPELMLYMKQEFPSLRTISLTVNYRSTEFITGAAARVILHNDTRFYKRVQSFRGRGQNVHVQEVLDEQEEAQYVTEEIQKKLDQGIKPGEIAVLFRAAVQARMISEILSEHRIPFEMRDYVTNFYRHFIVKDMMAYLQLAAGKRDRSLFLTICNRPLRYLARNSMENRQVNFEDLRKFYCDKDWMLDIIDQFDVDVRMMKNMAPYAAIQYIRKKIGYDDFLKEYAEKHQISWKQLMDVMAELEERSKNFKSYDEWEIHIAKYTQELEEQQAKARKIKGERENKVQLMTIHSAKGLEFEDVFVIHANEGEIPHQKAEKKDEIEEERRLFYVALTRAKNNLCISYITQKNGNSIKPSRFVEELLGQRIK, from the coding sequence ATGAAACTAAACAGAGGACAGGATGAAGCGATAAAGCACGGGAATGGACCGTGTATGGTGCTGGCACCTCCGGGTTCGGGAAAGACGCTTATTGTCACAGAACGTACCCGTTATCTGATCGAGGAGAGCGGAGTACGCCCGGATCAGATTCTTGTAATTACTTTTACAAGATATGCAGCACGTGAAATGAAAGAACGTTTTGAAAGGCTGACTGCCGGAAAAAATTATCCGGTAACGTTTGGGACCTTTCACAGTATTTTTTATGGGATTCTAAAATGTGCCTATGGGATTGGTGCGAATAATCTGATGTCTGAAAAAGAGTCCTCTGTACTTTTACAGGAGGTCTTAGACCAGACCAATATCGAATCAACACCTGAAGTAGAAGATGAAGAGGAACTGGTGAGAGAACTTCTGCGGGAAGTCGGCATGGTAAAGAACGGACTTTATCATCTGAAAGATTTTCACAGTAAGTATCTTACACAAGATGAGTTTGCAGAAGTGTTCCGCAGCTATGAGCATCAGAAAAAAGAACTGAAAAAATTTGATTTTGATGATATGCTGGTACAGTGTTATGCACTTTTCCGGAAAAAGCCGGAGATTCTGCAAGGATGGCAGAAGCGTTTTCAGTATATCCTGATCGATGAATTCCAGGATATCAACCGTGTGCAGTATGAAGTGATCCGGATGCTTGCAGCACCGAGGTACAATTTGTTTGTAGTCGGGGATGATGATCAGTCCATTTATGGATTTCGTGGAGCAAAGCCGGAGCTGATGCTTTATATGAAGCAGGAATTCCCGTCACTTCGGACCATTTCGCTGACGGTGAATTATCGTTCTACCGAATTTATTACCGGAGCAGCGGCAAGAGTGATTTTGCATAATGATACCCGTTTTTACAAGCGTGTACAGTCATTTCGGGGAAGAGGACAGAATGTTCATGTGCAGGAAGTCCTGGATGAACAGGAAGAGGCGCAGTATGTAACGGAAGAGATCCAGAAAAAACTGGATCAGGGAATAAAGCCGGGAGAAATTGCTGTGCTTTTCCGGGCAGCAGTCCAGGCGCGAATGATTTCGGAAATATTAAGCGAACACCGTATCCCGTTTGAAATGCGAGATTATGTGACCAATTTTTACAGGCATTTTATTGTAAAAGATATGATGGCATATCTGCAGTTGGCAGCAGGAAAGCGGGACAGGTCGCTTTTCCTGACGATCTGTAACCGACCGCTCAGGTATCTGGCACGGAACAGTATGGAGAACCGGCAGGTAAATTTTGAGGATCTGCGTAAATTTTATTGCGATAAGGACTGGATGCTGGATATTATTGACCAGTTTGATGTGGATGTCCGTATGATGAAGAATATGGCACCTTATGCGGCAATCCAGTATATCCGGAAAAAGATCGGATATGATGATTTCCTGAAAGAATATGCCGAAAAACATCAGATTTCGTGGAAGCAGCTGATGGATGTGATGGCAGAGCTTGAGGAGAGGAGTAAAAACTTCAAATCCTATGATGAATGGGAAATCCATATTGCAAAATATACGCAGGAGCTGGAAGAACAGCAGGCAAAGGCAAGGAAGATCAAAGGAGAGCGGGAGAATAAGGTACAGCTGATGACGATCCATTCAGCGAAAGGACTGGAATTTGAGGATGTATTTGTGATCCATGCCAATGAGGGTGAGATTCCGCATCAGAAGGCAGAAAAGAAAGATGAGATTGAAGAAGAGAGAAGACTTTTTTATGTAGCACTAACCCGTGCGAAGAATAATCTCTGTATTTCCTATATTACACAAAAAAACGGGAACAGTATCAAACCGTCCCGTTTTGTGGAAGAGCTTTTAGGTCAGAGAATAAAATAA
- the gltX gene encoding glutamate--tRNA ligase, whose product MKKVRTRFAPSPTGRMHVGNLRTALYAYLIAKHEGGDFMLRIEDTDQERYVEGALDIIYRTLEKTGLVHDEGPDKDGGVGPYVQSERQASGIYMKYAKQLIEQGDAYYCFCDKERLESLKTSVSEDGTQIVNYDKHCLHLSKEEIEANLAAGKPYVVRINMPTEGTTTFHDEIYGDITVPNAELDDMILIKSDGYPTYNFANVIDDHLMNITHVVRGNEYLSSAPKYNRLYEAFGWEVPVYVHCPLITDENHKKLSKRCGHSSYEDLLDQGFVSEAIVNYVALLGWCPQDNREIFSLPELVEAFDYHHMSKSPAVFDINKLKWMNGEYLKAMDFDKFYELAEPYIKKVITKDYDLKKIASLIKSRIEILPDIKDQIDFFEAVPEYDTAMYCHKKMKTNEETSLEVLKEILPRLEAWDDYSNDALFGLLKGFAEEKGYKNGYVMWPVRTAVSGKQNTPGGATEIMEVLGKAESVERIKNAIELLSR is encoded by the coding sequence ATGAAAAAAGTCAGAACAAGATTTGCACCGAGTCCGACAGGTAGAATGCATGTCGGTAATTTGCGTACTGCATTATATGCATACCTGATCGCAAAACATGAAGGCGGAGATTTTATGCTCCGTATTGAAGATACAGATCAGGAAAGATATGTAGAAGGTGCATTGGATATTATTTACAGAACACTGGAGAAGACAGGCCTTGTTCATGATGAAGGCCCAGATAAAGATGGCGGTGTCGGACCATACGTTCAGAGTGAAAGACAGGCTTCAGGAATTTACATGAAGTATGCTAAGCAGTTAATTGAACAGGGAGATGCATACTACTGTTTCTGTGATAAAGAACGTCTGGAATCTTTGAAGACTTCTGTATCAGAGGATGGAACACAGATTGTGAATTATGACAAGCATTGTCTGCATCTGAGTAAAGAAGAGATAGAAGCAAACCTTGCAGCCGGAAAGCCATATGTTGTCCGTATCAATATGCCGACAGAGGGAACCACAACTTTCCATGATGAAATTTATGGAGATATTACCGTTCCGAATGCGGAACTGGATGATATGATCCTGATCAAATCAGACGGATATCCGACCTATAATTTTGCGAACGTTATTGATGATCATTTGATGAATATTACACACGTTGTCCGAGGAAATGAATATCTTTCTTCAGCACCGAAGTACAACCGTCTTTACGAAGCATTTGGATGGGAAGTACCGGTCTATGTACATTGCCCGCTGATTACAGATGAGAACCACAAAAAGCTCAGCAAGAGATGTGGACATTCTTCTTACGAAGATCTTCTGGATCAGGGATTTGTAAGTGAAGCAATTGTAAATTATGTGGCACTTCTTGGATGGTGTCCGCAGGATAACAGAGAGATCTTCTCACTGCCGGAACTTGTTGAAGCATTTGACTATCATCATATGAGCAAATCACCGGCTGTATTTGATATCAATAAGCTGAAGTGGATGAACGGGGAATATCTGAAGGCTATGGATTTTGATAAATTCTATGAACTTGCAGAGCCGTATATCAAGAAAGTGATCACAAAGGATTATGATCTGAAAAAGATTGCGTCTCTGATCAAGAGCCGTATCGAAATCCTTCCGGATATCAAAGACCAGATTGATTTCTTTGAAGCTGTTCCGGAATATGATACTGCAATGTATTGCCATAAGAAGATGAAGACTAACGAAGAGACTTCTCTGGAAGTATTAAAAGAAATTCTTCCAAGACTGGAAGCATGGGATGATTACAGTAATGACGCATTATTCGGGCTGCTGAAGGGATTTGCAGAAGAAAAAGGTTATAAGAACGGATATGTGATGTGGCCGGTAAGAACTGCAGTTTCAGGAAAGCAGAATACTCCGGGTGGAGCGACTGAAATCATGGAAGTTCTTGGTAAGGCAGAATCTGTAGAAAGAATCAAGAATGCAATAGAATTATTAAGCAGGTAA
- a CDS encoding threonine/serine exporter family protein — MNSTVFEMIIRVFGAFLSIYSFAVLLQVPRRFVLQAGIVGAIGGFVYLLAIHFGRGDMMASLYSAVAAAVVSHIFARVYKTPVTLFLIAGVLPTVPGNGMYQTVHYLIDGNEAMSEFYLIQTLEIAGVISLAIFVVDTFFQAFQKSEWKQNSMKYVRKIVPGAEEPQNTEKREK; from the coding sequence ATGAACAGTACTGTTTTTGAAATGATCATCCGGGTATTTGGAGCGTTTTTGTCTATTTACAGTTTTGCGGTTCTCCTTCAGGTTCCGCGCCGCTTTGTTCTTCAGGCTGGTATTGTAGGAGCAATTGGTGGATTTGTTTATCTGCTTGCAATACATTTTGGCAGGGGAGATATGATGGCATCTTTATATTCAGCAGTTGCAGCTGCGGTTGTTTCGCATATTTTTGCGAGAGTTTATAAGACACCGGTTACGTTGTTTCTGATTGCCGGGGTTCTTCCGACTGTTCCCGGGAACGGGATGTACCAGACGGTTCATTATCTGATCGACGGGAACGAGGCGATGTCCGAATTTTATCTGATCCAGACATTGGAGATCGCAGGCGTGATCTCTCTTGCAATTTTTGTCGTGGATACCTTTTTCCAGGCTTTTCAGAAGAGTGAGTGGAAGCAGAATTCCATGAAGTATGTCCGAAAGATCGTTCCTGGAGCTGAGGAACCGCAAAATACAGAAAAACGGGAAAAATAG
- a CDS encoding threonine/serine exporter family protein — translation MDTQLLLKTAMLAGEIMLRSGAETYRVEDTMHHILKTADHIEMAEVLVIMTGISATIKLENEKAVTVTKRVEERDTNLKLVVDVNEISRQYCGDDLTLEQAYEKLSTLKQFEFSRKTTNLAMMGVGVGFTIFFGGSIADTGAAIIVGLFLVAFVSAGQDLKFHPFIQDIFAGFGVAFACCLLKEGLGDQMNMDTVMIGSFMPLVPGMAITNAVRDTLRGDYLSGGARVMEAFLKALGIAIGIGIGLALCAKIF, via the coding sequence ATGGATACGCAATTATTACTGAAAACGGCGATGCTTGCCGGTGAAATAATGCTGCGAAGCGGAGCGGAAACGTATCGTGTGGAAGATACCATGCATCATATACTGAAGACGGCGGATCACATCGAGATGGCAGAAGTTCTGGTGATCATGACCGGAATTTCCGCGACGATCAAACTGGAGAACGAAAAGGCAGTTACTGTTACAAAGAGAGTAGAAGAACGGGATACCAATCTAAAGCTCGTCGTAGATGTTAATGAGATTTCCAGGCAGTATTGTGGAGATGATCTGACACTAGAGCAGGCATATGAGAAGCTTTCGACGTTAAAACAGTTCGAGTTCAGCCGCAAGACAACCAACCTGGCAATGATGGGGGTTGGTGTGGGATTTACAATTTTTTTTGGTGGATCCATTGCAGATACCGGGGCAGCCATCATTGTAGGACTTTTTCTTGTTGCCTTTGTATCAGCGGGACAGGATCTGAAATTTCACCCATTTATTCAAGATATTTTCGCAGGATTTGGTGTTGCATTTGCCTGCTGCCTTCTAAAAGAAGGTCTGGGTGATCAGATGAATATGGATACTGTTATGATAGGAAGTTTCATGCCTCTTGTACCGGGAATGGCAATCACCAATGCTGTCAGGGATACCTTGCGGGGGGATTATCTTTCCGGTGGTGCAAGAGTGATGGAAGCTTTCTTAAAAGCACTTGGGATTGCAATTGGAATTGGTATTGGGCTGGCGCTTTGCGCAAAGATTTTTTAG
- the grdD gene encoding glycine/sarcosine/betaine reductase complex component C subunit alpha: protein MANSIERMIADTFMEMAQGLETGSFGKRPKVALTGMGSEHGEENSMAAAIEAAKDGIDVYYIGTLEAEGVTTVKVANDEEGHDKMEEMLKNGEVDAAVTMHFPFPIGVSTVGRCVTPATAKEMFIANTTGTSSTDRIEGMIKNAIYGIIAAKACGKKNPTVGILNVDGARQTEKALKKLQENGYPIEFAESGRADGGCVMRGNDVLQASPDIMVTDSLTGNIMVKMLSSFTTGGSFEATGFGYGPGIGEGYEQLVMIVSRASGAPVIANAIRYAAQLVRGKVFEVAKEEFAAVKKAGLKEILDEHKASQKPAAAEEEVKEPPKEVVTAQIPGIEVMDLEDAVKVLWKLGIYAESGMGCTGPIIRVSDANLAKAEEELKKSGYIN, encoded by the coding sequence ATGGCAAATAGTATTGAAAGAATGATTGCCGACACCTTTATGGAGATGGCGCAGGGACTGGAGACAGGAAGCTTCGGAAAGCGCCCGAAAGTTGCACTGACCGGAATGGGAAGCGAACATGGAGAAGAAAACTCTATGGCAGCGGCAATTGAAGCGGCAAAAGACGGAATTGATGTATATTATATCGGAACATTAGAAGCAGAAGGCGTTACAACTGTTAAAGTGGCTAACGATGAAGAAGGTCATGATAAGATGGAAGAAATGCTGAAGAATGGAGAAGTAGATGCAGCAGTAACCATGCACTTCCCATTCCCGATCGGTGTATCTACAGTAGGACGCTGTGTAACACCGGCAACTGCAAAAGAAATGTTCATCGCTAATACAACAGGAACATCCAGCACAGACCGTATTGAAGGAATGATCAAAAATGCGATCTACGGAATCATCGCTGCAAAAGCTTGTGGCAAGAAGAATCCGACCGTTGGTATCCTGAATGTAGACGGTGCACGTCAGACAGAGAAAGCTCTGAAGAAACTGCAGGAGAACGGGTATCCGATCGAATTTGCAGAATCAGGAAGAGCAGATGGCGGATGCGTTATGAGAGGAAATGACGTCCTTCAGGCATCCCCGGACATCATGGTAACAGATTCCCTCACAGGAAATATCATGGTGAAAATGCTTTCTTCTTTCACAACAGGCGGAAGCTTTGAAGCTACAGGATTTGGATATGGACCAGGAATCGGAGAAGGATATGAACAGCTTGTCATGATCGTATCCAGAGCATCCGGAGCACCGGTTATCGCAAATGCAATCCGTTACGCAGCACAGCTGGTAAGAGGAAAAGTATTTGAAGTAGCGAAAGAAGAATTTGCAGCTGTTAAGAAAGCTGGATTAAAAGAAATCCTTGATGAGCACAAAGCTTCTCAGAAACCGGCAGCGGCTGAAGAAGAAGTAAAAGAGCCACCGAAGGAAGTCGTTACAGCACAGATTCCAGGTATTGAAGTTATGGATCTGGAAGACGCAGTTAAAGTACTGTGGAAACTCGGTATTTACGCAGAAAGCGGAATGGGATGCACCGGACCAATCATCCGTGTATCAGACGCAAACCTCGCAAAAGCTGAGGAAGAACTGAAAAAGAGCGGATATATTAACTAA
- the grdC gene encoding glycine/sarcosine/betaine reductase complex component C subunit beta — MNSVIKGAGYVLVHTPEMVVYNGTTQTTERVVNPESEYLKELRDHLRSYDTCVNYWPNQVYIGNATPDDLAQVEFPYYDKVKEGAERYGKYGEIMPEDEFLLLAQACDMFEVVMLEKGFVAATKEKFAADPIITDDIVEKVIEGFEISEIEHFVNEEHAEGLYHENKLVGCVKRAHDIDANLSAHVMHENIMSKASSVLALLYGVRNAGIEKTDVEYVIDCAEEACGDMNQRGGGNFAKAAAEVAGLLNATGSDSRGFCAGPSHALIEAAALVKSGAYKCVAVTAGGCTAKLGMNGKDHVKKGLPILEDCLGGFCVIIAENDGVNPEINLDILGRHTVGTGSAPQNVIGSLVADPLERAGLKITDIDKFSPEMQNPDITKPAGAGDVPLANYKMIAALAVKRGELDRKELASFAGEHGLTGWAPTQGHIPSGVPYIGFAREDILAGKINKVMIIGKGSLFLGRMTNLFDGVSFVIQANTGAEDNSGVSEEEVKGLIAKAMKDFAASLMATEE, encoded by the coding sequence ATGAACAGTGTAATTAAAGGAGCAGGATATGTACTCGTACATACCCCGGAAATGGTAGTTTACAACGGAACAACACAGACAACAGAAAGAGTTGTTAATCCGGAATCAGAATATTTAAAAGAACTTAGAGATCATCTTCGGTCATATGATACATGTGTAAATTATTGGCCGAATCAGGTATATATCGGAAATGCAACACCGGACGACCTTGCCCAGGTTGAATTTCCTTACTACGATAAAGTAAAAGAAGGTGCAGAGCGTTACGGAAAATACGGTGAGATCATGCCGGAAGACGAATTCCTTCTTTTAGCTCAGGCATGCGACATGTTCGAAGTTGTTATGCTTGAAAAAGGATTTGTAGCAGCTACAAAAGAAAAATTTGCAGCAGATCCGATCATCACAGATGATATCGTAGAAAAAGTAATCGAGGGATTTGAAATCTCAGAAATCGAACACTTTGTAAATGAAGAGCATGCTGAAGGTCTGTATCATGAAAACAAACTGGTAGGCTGTGTAAAGAGAGCGCATGACATTGATGCAAACCTTTCAGCACATGTTATGCATGAAAACATTATGAGTAAGGCATCCAGTGTGCTCGCCCTCCTCTATGGTGTAAGAAACGCAGGAATCGAAAAGACAGACGTTGAGTATGTCATCGACTGTGCAGAAGAAGCTTGTGGTGATATGAACCAGCGTGGCGGTGGTAACTTCGCAAAAGCAGCAGCTGAAGTTGCAGGACTTTTGAACGCAACAGGTTCTGACTCACGTGGATTCTGTGCCGGACCATCTCACGCACTGATCGAAGCAGCAGCTCTCGTAAAATCAGGCGCATACAAATGTGTAGCTGTAACAGCTGGTGGTTGTACAGCAAAACTTGGTATGAACGGTAAAGACCATGTAAAGAAAGGTCTTCCGATCCTGGAAGACTGCCTTGGCGGATTCTGTGTAATCATCGCAGAAAACGATGGTGTAAACCCGGAAATCAACCTGGATATCCTTGGACGCCATACAGTAGGAACAGGAAGTGCTCCGCAGAACGTAATCGGAAGCCTTGTAGCTGATCCACTGGAAAGAGCAGGACTTAAGATCACAGATATCGATAAATTCTCTCCGGAAATGCAGAACCCGGATATCACAAAACCGGCAGGAGCCGGAGATGTACCGCTTGCTAACTACAAGATGATCGCAGCTCTCGCAGTTAAGAGAGGCGAACTTGACAGAAAAGAACTTGCAAGCTTCGCAGGAGAACACGGACTGACAGGATGGGCTCCGACTCAGGGACATATTCCTTCAGGTGTACCGTACATTGGATTTGCAAGAGAAGATATCCTTGCTGGAAAGATCAATAAAGTCATGATCATCGGAAAAGGAAGTCTGTTCCTTGGACGTATGACCAACCTCTTCGATGGTGTATCTTTCGTAATCCAGGCAAATACCGGTGCAGAAGATAACAGTGGTGTATCAGAAGAAGAAGTAAAAGGACTGATTGCAAAAGCAATGAAAGATTTTGCAGCATCACTCATGGCAACAGAAGAATAA
- the grdA gene encoding glycine/sarcosine/betaine reductase complex selenoprotein A produces the protein MAILKDKKVVIIGDRDGVPGPAIAECVKTAGGDVVFSSTECFVUTSAGAMDLENQKRVKEFAEEYGPENVVVIVGAAEGEAAGLAAETVTAGDPTFAGPLTGVQLGLTTYHVCEPELKKEFDPAVYDEQVGMMEMVLDVDDIVDEMSAIRNEYCKYL, from the coding sequence ATGGCAATTTTAAAAGATAAAAAAGTTGTTATTATCGGTGACCGTGACGGTGTACCGGGACCAGCAATCGCAGAATGCGTTAAGACAGCTGGCGGAGATGTAGTTTTTTCTTCAACAGAATGTTTCGTCTGAACTAGCGCAGGCGCAATGGATCTGGAGAATCAGAAAAGGGTAAAAGAATTTGCTGAGGAGTACGGCCCGGAAAACGTAGTCGTAATCGTAGGCGCAGCTGAAGGAGAAGCAGCAGGACTTGCTGCAGAAACCGTTACAGCAGGAGACCCGACATTCGCAGGTCCGTTGACAGGGGTCCAGCTTGGACTCACAACTTATCACGTATGTGAACCAGAGTTAAAAAAAGAATTTGACCCGGCTGTTTACGATGAACAGGTAGGCATGATGGAAATGGTCCTTGATGTTGATGATATCGTAGACGAAATGTCAGCAATCCGCAACGAATATTGCAAATACCTCTAA
- the trxA gene encoding thioredoxin TrxA, whose protein sequence is MLEVDKKTFEDEVLKAEGYVFVDFFGDGCVPCQALMPFVHEMADKYGDKIKFTSLNTTKARRLAIGQKILGLPVMAIYKDGEKVEEVVKDDATQESIEAMIKKYI, encoded by the coding sequence ATGTTAGAAGTAGATAAGAAAACATTCGAAGACGAAGTCTTAAAAGCAGAAGGTTATGTATTCGTAGATTTCTTTGGTGATGGATGTGTTCCGTGCCAGGCTCTGATGCCGTTCGTACACGAAATGGCAGATAAATACGGAGATAAGATCAAATTCACATCTCTGAATACAACAAAAGCTCGTCGTCTTGCTATCGGACAGAAGATCCTTGGACTTCCGGTTATGGCTATTTACAAAGATGGCGAAAAAGTTGAAGAAGTAGTAAAAGACGATGCTACACAGGAAAGCATCGAAGCAATGATTAAGAAATATATCTAA
- the trxB gene encoding thioredoxin-disulfide reductase, translated as MSKVYDVIVLGAGPAGLAAGLYAGRSRLSTLVIEKGKDGGQIAITDDIENYPGQIVEGESGPSLIARMTQQCEKFGVERASDVINEVHLDGDIKVLKSAKAEYQSKTVIIATGAFARPIGCKGEKEFMGKGVSYCATCDANFFEDFEVYVVGGGDSAVEEAMYLTKFARKVTIIHRRDELRAAKSIQEKAFKNEKLHFMWDTVVEEVGGDGILSEMTVKNVKTGELTKIVADEDDGMFGVFGFIGTLPNSKIYEGTGLEMDERGYIPTDADMHTNIPGVFAAGDIRVKSLRQVVTAAADGAIAATQAEKYINELK; from the coding sequence ATGAGCAAAGTTTATGACGTGATCGTCCTGGGTGCGGGACCTGCAGGCTTAGCTGCAGGTCTGTACGCAGGAAGAAGCCGTCTTTCAACACTGGTTATTGAGAAAGGTAAAGATGGCGGACAGATCGCAATCACAGATGACATCGAAAATTATCCTGGACAGATCGTAGAAGGGGAAAGCGGTCCTTCTCTTATCGCAAGAATGACACAGCAGTGTGAAAAATTCGGCGTTGAGAGAGCCTCAGATGTAATTAACGAAGTACACCTGGACGGCGATATCAAAGTACTGAAGAGTGCGAAGGCTGAATATCAGTCAAAGACGGTTATCATCGCAACCGGAGCTTTTGCAAGACCGATCGGATGCAAAGGCGAAAAAGAGTTCATGGGCAAGGGCGTTTCTTACTGCGCTACCTGTGATGCAAACTTCTTTGAAGATTTTGAAGTATACGTAGTAGGTGGAGGAGACTCTGCTGTAGAAGAAGCTATGTACCTTACAAAATTTGCAAGAAAAGTTACCATTATTCACAGACGTGATGAGCTTCGTGCAGCAAAATCCATCCAGGAAAAAGCTTTCAAGAACGAAAAACTTCACTTTATGTGGGATACGGTTGTAGAAGAAGTTGGCGGTGACGGAATCCTTTCTGAGATGACTGTTAAAAATGTGAAAACAGGTGAACTCACTAAGATCGTAGCTGATGAAGATGACGGAATGTTTGGTGTATTCGGATTTATCGGAACACTTCCAAACTCAAAGATCTATGAAGGAACAGGCCTTGAGATGGATGAAAGAGGATATATTCCGACAGATGCAGATATGCACACTAATATCCCAGGCGTATTCGCAGCAGGCGATATCCGCGTTAAGAGCTTAAGACAGGTTGTTACAGCTGCAGCTGATGGAGCAATCGCAGCTACACAGGCAGAAAAGTATATTAACGAATTAAAATAA